In Coleofasciculus sp. FACHB-T130, the sequence CCCATTTGCGCGTGATGCAGATTCTCGCCATCCTGTTACTAATCTATAGTTTTTGTAGCTTTTCTGACTTAGCCGTTTACCTCAAGTAATCCTGTTTCAAATTTAGATTTCAAAATCTAATTTCACACACTATTGGATAATTTTAAATCATGCAAATTTAAAATTATCAAGCGATACCTTTTCTTCAAAAATAAGTAAAAATTTTAACAAATAGCAAATACTTGGTGAAGAATTAACCGATTTCCTATGGGATCGTAAGCATAGACTTCTCTGCCATGAGAAGCGATAAAAATTTCTCCTGGGGGTGGGTATCCGAGGGCAGTTAGGTGAGAAATTGCCCCTTCTAAGTCAGTCACTTCTAAACACAAGCTCATTCCACTTTTAGCTGATTCAAACTCTGATAAGTGCGTTTCTTTAGATCTGAAAATTCCTAAGCGAAATCCAGGCAACTGAAATTCAGCGTAAATATTCGGGATGTAGGGATTTGGGTTTTGGTTGAGCAGATTGGTATAGAAAAGCACTAGAACTTCAAGGTCAACGGTTGCTAAAGTGACGAGTGCGGCGGTGCATTGGAAAAGCATATTTGTTAGGAATCACCTGAAAAAAAGGTTAAGCCTTAATAAATTGGATTTTTAAGAGAAGTGAATAACCTATCTAGAGACGGGTGAAATACACTAACAAAAATATTAATTCTAGGAAGAAATAAAAGAAATCAGCAGGGTCAGTTCATGCCAGATGCACATGATGATACCGCAGCCCAGAATCGTCGCCAAGAGATTCTGAACTGGAAGCGCAGGCAGTTTCTGCAACGACTCGGCGTTTTGGGAGCCGGAGTAGCGATCGCCGATCGGATTTTGCTACACCCACACCAACAAGTCAAGGCTGAAACGAATCTATCGCCAACTTCCCAGGGGATGCCCATCAAAGCAGGCGAGATTCCCCGCCGAGAACTCGGACGCACTGGCGTAGAAGTTTCCGCGCTGACACTCGGCGGCTTTCACTTGGGAGTTCCAAACGAACCCGAAGCAATCCGGATTGTTCAAGAAGCGCTGGATGCGGGTGTCACTTTTATGGACAACGCCTGGGAATATAACGAAGGCGTCAGCGAACAACGGCTGGGGAAGGCGCTGCAAGGGCGGCGGGATAAAGCTTTTGTGATGACCAAAGTTTGTACCCACGGACGCGATCGCAAAGTCGCCATGCAGCAACTAGAGCAATCTTTGCGGCGTCTGAAGACGGATTATATCGACTTATGGCAAGTTCACGAAGTTGTTTACGACAACGACCCGGAAAGGCATTTCGCCAAAGGGGGTGTTATCGAGGCTTTAGATGAAGCCAAGCAGCAGGGTAAAGTTCGGTTTGTCGGCTTCACAGGTCACAAAGATCCGGCAATTCACCTGAAAATGCTTTCCTATGATTACCCCTTTGATACGGTGCAACTGCCGCTAAATTGTTTTGACGCCAGCTTTCGCAGCTTTGAGAAACAAGTTCTCCCAGAACTCAACAAGCGCGGGATTGCCGCCATTGGCATGAAAAGTCTCGGCGGTGAGGGCGAACCGATTAAAGCAGGCGTTGTCACCGTTCAAG encodes:
- a CDS encoding aldo/keto reductase encodes the protein MPDAHDDTAAQNRRQEILNWKRRQFLQRLGVLGAGVAIADRILLHPHQQVKAETNLSPTSQGMPIKAGEIPRRELGRTGVEVSALTLGGFHLGVPNEPEAIRIVQEALDAGVTFMDNAWEYNEGVSEQRLGKALQGRRDKAFVMTKVCTHGRDRKVAMQQLEQSLRRLKTDYIDLWQVHEVVYDNDPERHFAKGGVIEALDEAKQQGKVRFVGFTGHKDPAIHLKMLSYDYPFDTVQLPLNCFDASFRSFEKQVLPELNKRGIAAIGMKSLGGEGEPIKAGVVTVQEALRYAMSLPVATTVSGIDSLQVLRQNLNIARGFTPMTPEEMQAVRSRYATYAADGRFELYKTSKKYDGPPGREQHGFPPKEQVET
- a CDS encoding VOC family protein codes for the protein MLFQCTAALVTLATVDLEVLVLFYTNLLNQNPNPYIPNIYAEFQLPGFRLGIFRSKETHLSEFESAKSGMSLCLEVTDLEGAISHLTALGYPPPGEIFIASHGREVYAYDPIGNRLILHQVFAIC